In Candidatus Saccharimonadia bacterium, the genomic stretch TTCCGGAGCGTTGCTCACCTTGGCCTCGTGCATCCGCCGCAATAGCGAAGGGATAACATGCGAGGTCTCCGGATCAAAGTTATCATTCTCGCCATACACGTTTGTCGGCATGCAAGATATAAAGTTCATATGATGTTCATCATAAATGAACTCGCACAGCTTCATTCCGGCAATCTTCGCATATGCATAAGCCTCATTCGTGGGCTCGGGCCGCCCAGTCATGAAGTATTCCTCTTTCATCGGCTGTGGCGATTCGCGTGGGTAAATACACGAGCTCCCGAGGAAGACAAATTTTTTCACGCCCGCCTCTTTGGCCGACCATATCAAATTGTTCTGGATTTGCAGATTCTCGTACAGGAACTCGGTCGGGTAGGTCATATTAGCCTTGATGCCCCCCACCTTGGCCGCGCAATCAATCACGTAGTCGAGCCGCTCGTCTGCAAAAAACTTACCAACCGCCGCCGAGTCCATTAAGTCTAGTTTAGCCCGGGTCCGGACGATAATATTGGTGTAGCCGGCTGCTTCAAGCCTCCGCTTGGCCGCGGCACCCACAAGTCCGCCGTGTCCTGCGATGTAGAGCCTAGCCGTCTTGTCGATTGGCATGGCGATTATTTCCCCAGTAACCCGCAGAGAATATCGAGCTCCGCGTCGGTCATTTCCGGATTGTTGCCGAAGTAAAACCCGTTCGCGTGCACCAGGTCAGAATTTGGCCGCGGGGATACATCCTGGACATACTTTTTGTAAAATGGCTGCTTGGTCATATTTCCGGCAATCACCGGCCGGATCTCTACTTCAGCGGCGGTGAATTTATCTCGATACTGCTGGGCTAGCTCGGGTGTTTTGCAAATGATTGGCATCGAAAAATTCGACACTATCTCCATGTGGGATAAATCATAGTGGTGGAAGTCGTCATTCTGGTTCATGGCGTCGCAGAATCGATCAAAGTTACCCACACGCTTAGACACAATTTCGTCCCAAAACTTGACCTGGATGTTGCCGATGAACCCGTTAATTTCGGTTGGCCGGAAATTAGAGGCGAGGTCGTAAAAAGTGTACTTCGCGTAGAAAGCGTCGACTCCGGCCTCTGTCCGCAGCTTCTCCTGTTTTTGGGGGGTGAGATTACGGTCCCAACCGTGCGCTCGCGCCATCACGAGCTGATCGTGCAGCTCATCGTCGTCGGTGCAGATCATGCCGCCCTCAATCGTGGACATATGGTGGCCCACGAAGAATGAGAACGTCGAAGCCATACCAAAGTTACCCAGCAGCTTGCCGCCGGCTCGGGAGCCCAAGGACTCGCAATTGTCCTCAATGAGTGTGATGCCCTTCTCGGCGCAAAGCTCAGCCAGGCGCGGCAGGTCGTCGCAAAATCCCAGGACATTGGTGAGGAAGAGCGCTTTCAGGCCTTCTGCCTTTTCCTCAAGGTGATGGGGCGAGACATTGAGCGTCTCGAGTCGGCAGTCAATAGCTACGGGCTCAAGCCCCAGCTGGATCAACGGCATCACATTAGTGGGCCAGGTGAGGGCCGAAAAGCCCACCTTGTCGCCGCGCTTGAGTTTACCCAGATTCATCATAGCCTGAATCAAAAGCAGGTTGGCGACGCTCCCGTTACCCACGTATACGGCGAACTTCCGCTCCTGTTTGGCGGCAAACGCCTGCTCAAAGCTTGCGCACTGCTTATTCATGCTCAGCATGGACTCGTTCAAGATAAAATCAGCCAACGCCCGTTTGGTCTGGGCCTCATGGTGAAAGCTGGATTTGATCAGTTTGATCATTTCGCCAACCCAGCTAACTGGGTCTCGACCGTAAGGTCAGCCGTAACCATGAGCTCAACGAGCTCCTTGAATTTGACTGTGGGTTCCCAGCCCATCTGCTTCTTGGCTTTCGAGTAGTCACCAATCAGCAGCTCCACCTCGGCCGGCCGAAAGTAGGCCGGGTCGATTCGGATTATCGTCTTGCCCGTCTTCTCGTCGACCCCAGTCTCGTCGAGGCCCTTATCTCGCCACACGAGGTCAAACCCGAGCTGAGCGGCGGCTACTTCTATAAATTCTCGCACGCTGTGGGTCTCATTGGTGGCCAGCACGTAGTCATCGGGCTCGTCCTGCTGGAGCATCATCCACATGCCCTCCACATAGTCCTTGGCGTAGCCCCAGTCCCGCTTGGCATCCAAGTGACCCATGTAGAGCGTAGTATCAATGCCCAGCTTAATGCGCGCCAAACCCCGGGTAATCTTACGAGTGACAAACGTCTCACCGCGACGCGGGCTTTCATGGTTAAACAAAATCCCGTTGCAGGCGTACAGCCCGTAGCTCTCTCGGTAATTTTTTGTTATCCAGTATCCGTACACCTTGGCTACGCCGTAGGGCGAGCGCGGGTAAAATGGCGTCTGCTCGGTCTGCGGAACCTCAACGACCTTGCCGAACATCTCCGAAGAGGATGCCTGGTAGAATTTGGTCTTAGACCCATTCTCTCGGATGGCATCAAGGATGCGCAACGTCCCAAGGCCAGTCACATCGCCGGTGTATTCGGGTATATCAAAACTCACACGCACATGGCTTTGGGCGGCTAAATGGTATACCTCGTCGGGCTTCACTTGTTCGATGATCCGCGACATATTACTGGCATCAGCGACGTCCCCAAAGTGAAGGGTTAAGCGCTTGTGACTCTCGTGAGGATCTTGGAAAATATGATCGATCCGGCCGGTATTGAAGGTCGATGCCCGCCGCTTCACGCCGTGGACCTGGTAGCCCTTCTCCAGCAATAATTCCGCTAAATATGATCCATCCTGGCCAGTAATGCCGGTAATTAATGCGATTTTACTCATGCGCAATCCATCCTCTGTATGATTATCGAGAAACGTACCCTTATAGATTAAACCATGCGCCGGGCTAAGTATAATAAATAGGAGCTCCCCGCGCCGCATTGGCCATCGCCAGGCGCCGGTCGGCTCCCATGGTTTGGTCGCTCGTGACTTCGACCCGGGCCCCGGAAGGCGTAT encodes the following:
- a CDS encoding GDP-L-fucose synthase, whose amino-acid sequence is MPIDKTARLYIAGHGGLVGAAAKRRLEAAGYTNIIVRTRAKLDLMDSAAVGKFFADERLDYVIDCAAKVGGIKANMTYPTEFLYENLQIQNNLIWSAKEAGVKKFVFLGSSCIYPRESPQPMKEEYFMTGRPEPTNEAYAYAKIAGMKLCEFIYDEHHMNFISCMPTNVYGENDNFDPETSHVIPSLLRRMHEAKVSNAPEVVIWGTGVSRREFLHVDDLADAIMWLLESYDQKQFLNIGTGEDVSIKELAILVKELVGYEGELVFDATKPDGMPKKLLDVSKLHEAGWKHSIELKDGLKRTYEWYLSGQ
- a CDS encoding DegT/DnrJ/EryC1/StrS aminotransferase family protein, which produces MIKLIKSSFHHEAQTKRALADFILNESMLSMNKQCASFEQAFAAKQERKFAVYVGNGSVANLLLIQAMMNLGKLKRGDKVGFSALTWPTNVMPLIQLGLEPVAIDCRLETLNVSPHHLEEKAEGLKALFLTNVLGFCDDLPRLAELCAEKGITLIEDNCESLGSRAGGKLLGNFGMASTFSFFVGHHMSTIEGGMICTDDDELHDQLVMARAHGWDRNLTPQKQEKLRTEAGVDAFYAKYTFYDLASNFRPTEINGFIGNIQVKFWDEIVSKRVGNFDRFCDAMNQNDDFHHYDLSHMEIVSNFSMPIICKTPELAQQYRDKFTAAEVEIRPVIAGNMTKQPFYKKYVQDVSPRPNSDLVHANGFYFGNNPEMTDAELDILCGLLGK
- the gmd gene encoding GDP-mannose 4,6-dehydratase, which encodes MSKIALITGITGQDGSYLAELLLEKGYQVHGVKRRASTFNTGRIDHIFQDPHESHKRLTLHFGDVADASNMSRIIEQVKPDEVYHLAAQSHVRVSFDIPEYTGDVTGLGTLRILDAIRENGSKTKFYQASSSEMFGKVVEVPQTEQTPFYPRSPYGVAKVYGYWITKNYRESYGLYACNGILFNHESPRRGETFVTRKITRGLARIKLGIDTTLYMGHLDAKRDWGYAKDYVEGMWMMLQQDEPDDYVLATNETHSVREFIEVAAAQLGFDLVWRDKGLDETGVDEKTGKTIIRIDPAYFRPAEVELLIGDYSKAKKQMGWEPTVKFKELVELMVTADLTVETQLAGLAK